One genomic segment of Dehalogenimonas alkenigignens includes these proteins:
- a CDS encoding sulfite exporter TauE/SafE family protein, with the protein MGESILDGGGLLPFALAALGLLVGAYGTLIGVGGALVLVPALLFLYPDADPLVITAVSLAVVLINGLGAAYAYGRQKRVDYKTGLLFAAGTIPGLLLGIWTLHQVSRTSFGLIFGLVMLFISAALILKPHPESLPADTGGGRRYNRPLGFSLSAAAGYFAGLLGIGGGIIHVPVMTHILRFPAHVATATSSFILVFTALAGSLIHLGAGRYGDDWSIIIWLAVGVIFGSQIGARLSRRLRGSVLIRLLAVALALTGLRLILG; encoded by the coding sequence ATGGGAGAATCGATACTCGACGGCGGCGGCCTGCTGCCTTTCGCCCTGGCCGCCCTTGGTCTGCTGGTCGGTGCCTACGGCACGCTTATCGGCGTCGGCGGCGCCCTGGTACTGGTGCCGGCGCTGTTGTTCCTTTACCCTGACGCCGATCCGCTGGTCATCACCGCCGTTTCGCTGGCGGTAGTTCTCATCAACGGTCTCGGCGCAGCCTACGCCTACGGCCGGCAAAAGCGCGTTGACTACAAAACCGGCCTGCTCTTCGCCGCCGGCACTATTCCCGGGCTGCTGCTCGGCATCTGGACGCTTCACCAGGTGAGCCGGACTTCATTCGGTCTTATTTTCGGCTTGGTCATGCTTTTCATTTCCGCTGCGCTTATCCTGAAACCGCACCCTGAAAGTCTGCCCGCCGATACCGGCGGCGGCCGCCGGTACAACCGCCCGCTCGGCTTTTCATTGAGCGCTGCCGCGGGTTATTTCGCCGGGCTGCTCGGCATCGGCGGGGGCATCATCCATGTCCCGGTGATGACCCACATCCTGCGCTTTCCCGCCCATGTCGCCACCGCCACCTCCAGCTTCATCCTGGTCTTCACCGCCCTGGCCGGCAGCCTGATTCACCTGGGCGCCGGGCGCTACGGCGATGACTGGAGCATCATCATCTGGCTGGCGGTCGGGGTGATCTTCGGGTCTCAGATCGGCGCCCGGTTATCCCGGAGATTGCGCGGCAGCGTCCTCATCCGGCTGCTGGCCGTCGCCCTGGCGCTGACCGGCCTCAGGCTTATCCTGGGTTAA
- a CDS encoding 3-hydroxyacyl-CoA dehydrogenase family protein — MKKVGVVGFTGVMGAGIVQLCAQSGYAVVGFSRSPERMKKAMATIEKHLSRLVEKEKIAADERQAVLARIATADTMTALGDCDLVIESAVENMELKKSIFAEMDAVCRPDAILATNTSSLSIIDLAMATRRPNQVLGLHFFNPAPLMPLLEVVRTIATSDETLAAGKAFGESLGKTIIVARDAPGYIVNTLLIPYLLNAIRMLDRGQAAREDIDTAIKAGLNYPMGPLQVADYIGLDALLFIANIMYEESKEPQYAAPPLLKKMVTAGWLGRKSGKGFYEYR; from the coding sequence ATCAAGAAAGTAGGCGTGGTCGGTTTCACCGGCGTCATGGGTGCCGGCATCGTCCAGCTCTGCGCCCAGTCCGGCTACGCTGTTGTCGGTTTCAGCCGCAGCCCCGAGCGGATGAAAAAAGCTATGGCCACTATAGAAAAACACCTCTCCCGGCTGGTGGAAAAAGAGAAGATCGCCGCCGATGAGCGCCAGGCTGTCCTTGCGCGCATCGCCACTGCCGATACCATGACCGCCCTGGGCGACTGCGACCTGGTCATCGAAAGCGCCGTCGAGAACATGGAACTCAAAAAAAGCATCTTTGCCGAGATGGATGCCGTCTGCCGCCCCGATGCCATCCTGGCCACCAACACCTCGTCGCTGTCGATCATCGACCTGGCTATGGCGACGCGGCGCCCCAATCAGGTCCTTGGACTGCACTTCTTCAACCCGGCGCCCCTGATGCCGCTGCTGGAGGTGGTCAGGACCATCGCCACCTCGGACGAGACGCTGGCGGCCGGCAAGGCTTTCGGCGAGAGCCTGGGCAAGACCATCATCGTCGCCCGCGATGCCCCCGGCTATATCGTCAACACCCTGCTGATCCCCTACCTGTTGAACGCTATCCGCATGCTGGACCGCGGCCAGGCCGCCCGCGAGGATATCGATACCGCTATTAAGGCCGGCCTGAACTATCCCATGGGACCGCTGCAGGTGGCGGACTATATTGGCCTCGATGCGCTCCTCTTCATCGCCAACATCATGTATGAGGAATCCAAGGAACCGCAGTACGCCGCGCCGCCGCTTCTGAAGAAGATGGTCACCGCCGGCTGGCTGGGGCGGAAATCCGGCAAGGGCTTCTATGAATACCGTTAA
- a CDS encoding enoyl-CoA hydratase/isomerase family protein — MTIDFTTDGAVALITLNRPEAYNALDLASLRALSDAVAHFETDPSLRVAVITGTGKAFCAGADIGETLPCMKENGTKSLPPTIMRGQTCSKPLIAAINGLALGGGLELALACDIRVAGSSARLGLPEIGLGLIPGWGGTQRLPRLVGGGRAAEMILTGRAIDAAEAERIGLVNKVVPDRELMAAALEMAGVIAEKSPDAVRFARETMYKGFDLPLGEALDLEAALEDAALHTPGFDESLRAYREKRRAHKNKS, encoded by the coding sequence ATGACGATAGATTTCACCACCGACGGCGCCGTTGCCCTCATCACCCTGAACCGCCCCGAGGCTTATAACGCCCTCGACCTCGCCAGCCTCCGCGCCCTGTCCGATGCCGTCGCCCACTTCGAGACGGATCCCAGCCTCCGGGTCGCCGTCATCACCGGCACCGGCAAAGCCTTCTGCGCCGGCGCCGATATCGGCGAAACCCTCCCCTGCATGAAAGAAAACGGCACTAAAAGCCTGCCGCCGACCATCATGCGCGGTCAAACCTGCTCCAAACCCCTTATCGCCGCCATTAACGGCCTTGCCCTGGGCGGCGGGCTGGAACTGGCTTTAGCCTGTGACATACGCGTCGCCGGCTCGTCGGCCAGGCTCGGCCTGCCCGAAATCGGCCTGGGGCTCATCCCGGGCTGGGGCGGCACCCAGCGCCTGCCGCGGCTCGTCGGCGGCGGCCGGGCGGCGGAGATGATCCTCACCGGCCGAGCGATCGATGCCGCCGAAGCCGAGCGTATCGGGCTGGTCAACAAGGTCGTCCCGGACCGCGAACTCATGGCAGCCGCCCTGGAAATGGCCGGCGTCATCGCCGAGAAATCGCCGGACGCCGTCCGCTTCGCCAGAGAAACGATGTATAAGGGCTTTGACTTGCCGCTCGGCGAGGCGCTCGACCTTGAAGCCGCGCTTGAGGACGCCGCCCTGCATACCCCTGGCTTCGACGAGAGCCTCCGCGCTTACCGCGAAAAGCGCCGGGCGCACAAGAATAAATCCTGA
- the yedF gene encoding sulfurtransferase-like selenium metabolism protein YedF, protein MPEIIDARAKPCPQPVLLAAEALKRSDEVTVIVDNAGSQHNVAKFGKTQGCSISAEIKPDGIYVRLAKTAATPKPEPPKATGIVIFIGSDIIGRGENVELGSLLMQSFLNTLQSLPGRPETILFMNNGVKLVAEGSHVLGELKQFADSGIELLACGTCLSRLGLADKIAVGQVSNMFTIADTMLRAAKVVSL, encoded by the coding sequence ATGCCCGAAATAATCGACGCCCGCGCCAAGCCGTGCCCGCAGCCCGTGCTGCTGGCCGCCGAAGCTCTCAAACGCTCGGATGAAGTGACCGTCATTGTCGATAACGCCGGTTCGCAGCATAACGTCGCCAAATTCGGTAAAACCCAGGGCTGCAGCATCTCGGCGGAGATCAAACCCGACGGTATCTATGTCCGGCTTGCCAAAACGGCCGCCACTCCGAAACCCGAACCGCCGAAGGCTACGGGCATCGTCATCTTCATCGGCTCGGACATCATCGGCCGCGGCGAGAATGTCGAACTCGGCAGCCTCCTGATGCAGAGTTTCCTTAACACCCTCCAGTCCCTGCCCGGCCGCCCCGAAACGATCCTGTTCATGAATAACGGCGTCAAACTGGTGGCTGAAGGCTCTCACGTCCTGGGCGAACTTAAACAGTTTGCCGATTCCGGTATCGAGCTACTCGCCTGCGGCACCTGCCTGTCGCGGCTGGGACTGGCTGACAAAATTGCGGTCGGTCAGGTCTCCAACATGTTCACCATCGCCGACACCATGCTTCGGGCGGCGAAGGTTGTCAGCCTGTAA
- a CDS encoding acyl-CoA dehydratase activase, giving the protein MITAGLDVGSRTIKLVLFADGHIVHSAVADSGLKPLDRCRRLLDGRSFDKLTVTGYGRDLVAPELSGATISEISAQAAAARFLYPDVSSVIDIGGQDSKVIRLSPTGVQKFEMNDRCAAGTGKFLEIMARALELSIDEFAKTALGAGRSVTLNSLCTVFAESEVVSLINKGEDAHAIALGLHQAVASRIGSMAKRVGMADRLIFSGGGAKNPCLVRLLEEKLSLKITVPEGPQTTAALGAAIIASLQPPSPPTGEGPR; this is encoded by the coding sequence TTGATCACCGCCGGCCTCGACGTCGGATCCCGCACCATCAAGCTGGTGCTCTTCGCCGATGGACACATTGTCCATTCCGCCGTCGCCGACAGCGGACTGAAACCGCTCGACCGCTGCCGCCGGCTGCTCGACGGGCGATCGTTCGATAAACTGACGGTGACCGGCTACGGCCGTGATTTGGTGGCGCCGGAGCTTTCCGGCGCCACCATCTCGGAGATCTCCGCCCAGGCCGCCGCCGCCCGCTTCCTCTACCCCGACGTATCAAGCGTCATCGACATCGGCGGCCAGGACTCCAAGGTCATCCGGCTGTCGCCGACCGGGGTCCAGAAGTTCGAGATGAACGACCGCTGCGCCGCGGGTACCGGCAAATTCCTGGAGATCATGGCCCGGGCGCTGGAGCTTTCCATCGACGAATTCGCCAAAACCGCCCTCGGCGCCGGCCGTTCGGTGACTCTGAACTCCCTCTGCACCGTTTTCGCCGAATCCGAGGTCGTCTCGCTGATCAACAAGGGGGAGGACGCCCACGCCATCGCCCTCGGCCTGCACCAGGCCGTCGCTTCCCGTATCGGTTCGATGGCAAAAAGGGTGGGCATGGCTGACAGGCTAATATTCTCCGGCGGCGGCGCTAAGAATCCCTGCCTGGTCAGGTTGCTGGAGGAGAAACTAAGCCTTAAAATCACCGTGCCGGAGGGGCCGCAAACCACCGCCGCCCTCGGCGCTGCCATAATCGCATCTCTCCAACCTCCCTCTCCCCCGACGGGAGAGGGACCGAGGTGA
- a CDS encoding double-cubane-cluster-containing anaerobic reductase, which produces MALTESEQMWSELGIDLASHGQLMNALGPIYRDIYLSQKNRPKGMGFYDFVVGDIHGIRVKELREHAKSGGKVVATYCVFVPEEFCWATGAIPVSLCAGTAFSIPAAEEVLPRNTCALIKSSFGFKLGRLCPYVQVSHLIVGETTCDGKKKMFELLAEHQPVYVMEVPNKRGPAGRALWQQEVRDFKAKIEELTGNRITAENLGEAIKKVNARRREFKRLSMLRAADPAPISGKDALLATQVSMYDDVERETQIMKTLNEELEERVKNGEGVFPRGAKRILVSGSPMAIPNWKLHHLIESAGAVVVGEESCTGSRFFNELAPEGITDLDEVVTALADRYLKTNCACFTPNCERLDDIIGMAKTLKADGVIHYNLQFCHTYANEAIQVDKALEKAGIPLLRIETDYSDEDAGQLKTRIDAFLETL; this is translated from the coding sequence ATGGCTTTAACCGAAAGCGAGCAGATGTGGTCGGAACTGGGCATTGACCTGGCCTCCCACGGTCAACTGATGAACGCCCTGGGACCAATCTACCGGGACATTTATCTCAGCCAGAAGAACCGCCCAAAGGGTATGGGCTTTTACGATTTCGTCGTCGGCGACATCCACGGAATACGGGTCAAGGAACTGCGTGAGCACGCCAAATCCGGCGGTAAAGTCGTCGCCACCTACTGCGTTTTCGTACCGGAGGAGTTCTGCTGGGCGACGGGGGCCATCCCCGTCAGCCTGTGCGCCGGCACCGCCTTCTCCATCCCCGCCGCCGAGGAGGTGCTGCCCCGCAACACCTGCGCCTTGATCAAGTCCTCCTTCGGCTTCAAGCTGGGCAGGCTCTGCCCCTACGTCCAGGTATCGCACCTCATCGTCGGCGAGACCACCTGCGACGGCAAGAAAAAAATGTTTGAACTTCTGGCCGAACACCAGCCGGTGTACGTCATGGAAGTGCCCAACAAGCGCGGGCCCGCCGGCCGCGCCCTGTGGCAGCAGGAAGTCCGCGACTTCAAAGCTAAGATCGAGGAACTGACCGGCAACCGGATCACCGCCGAAAACCTCGGCGAGGCCATCAAGAAGGTCAATGCCCGCCGCCGCGAGTTCAAGCGTTTGTCGATGCTTCGCGCCGCCGACCCCGCCCCCATCTCCGGCAAGGACGCCCTCCTCGCCACTCAGGTATCGATGTACGACGACGTCGAACGCGAGACCCAGATCATGAAAACCCTGAACGAGGAACTCGAGGAACGGGTGAAAAACGGCGAGGGCGTCTTCCCCAGGGGCGCCAAGCGCATCCTCGTCTCAGGCTCGCCCATGGCCATCCCCAACTGGAAGCTGCACCACCTCATCGAGAGCGCCGGGGCGGTGGTCGTCGGCGAGGAGTCCTGCACCGGCTCGCGCTTCTTCAACGAGCTGGCGCCCGAGGGCATCACCGACCTCGACGAGGTGGTGACCGCCCTGGCCGACCGTTACCTCAAGACCAACTGCGCCTGCTTCACCCCCAACTGCGAGCGCCTGGACGACATCATCGGCATGGCCAAGACGCTCAAGGCTGATGGAGTCATCCACTACAACCTGCAGTTCTGCCACACCTACGCCAACGAAGCCATCCAGGTGGACAAAGCCCTGGAAAAGGCCGGCATCCCGCTGCTGCGCATCGAGACCGACTATTCCGACGAGGACGCCGGCCAGCTCAAGACCCGCATCGACGCGTTCCTGGAGACGCTCTAA
- a CDS encoding c-type cytochrome: MNSKKMIPVLLVLVIIGAIGLTACTTNGGGTTTSNPPFTTVASTAQLYADQCAFCHGANREGGLGPDIRPNSDTIKAFSSAPSLYDRIADHYPAQDLGADAQRQLAAYLFQETH, encoded by the coding sequence ATGAACAGCAAGAAAATGATCCCGGTACTACTGGTACTTGTCATCATCGGGGCAATCGGGCTTACCGCCTGCACCACCAACGGCGGCGGCACGACCACCAGCAACCCTCCGTTCACGACCGTGGCCAGCACGGCGCAGCTTTATGCCGACCAGTGCGCCTTCTGCCACGGGGCGAATCGTGAGGGCGGTCTGGGCCCGGATATCCGGCCGAACTCCGATACCATCAAGGCATTCAGCAGCGCGCCGTCATTATACGACCGCATCGCCGACCACTACCCCGCCCAGGACCTGGGAGCCGACGCTCAGCGGCAGCTGGCGGCCTATCTCTTCCAGGAAACTCACTAG
- a CDS encoding Holliday junction resolvase-like protein — protein sequence MDTALVIAAAVLAAFAIIYLNYYVIRRRFESRFREWQVQEQAYWKSEVLRASRQAVTQSRAVLGGKFTEQMVPFLPEFKYDPTEARFIGSPIDFVVFPGLSAGDPREVVILEVKSGVNCQLTPSERKIRQLIEDGMVRWELVERPCPPDSGNPV from the coding sequence TTGGACACGGCGCTGGTCATTGCCGCCGCCGTTCTCGCCGCCTTTGCCATCATCTATCTAAACTATTATGTCATCCGGCGGCGATTTGAGTCGCGCTTCCGTGAGTGGCAGGTCCAGGAACAGGCTTACTGGAAGTCGGAAGTGCTGCGTGCCTCCAGGCAGGCGGTGACCCAGAGCCGGGCGGTTCTGGGAGGTAAATTCACTGAACAAATGGTGCCGTTCCTGCCGGAGTTCAAGTACGACCCCACCGAGGCCCGCTTCATCGGCAGCCCTATCGACTTCGTCGTCTTCCCCGGCCTGTCCGCCGGCGACCCCAGAGAAGTTGTTATCCTCGAGGTTAAAAGCGGCGTTAACTGCCAGCTCACTCCATCGGAACGGAAGATCCGGCAGCTTATTGAGGACGGCATGGTCCGCTGGGAACTGGTTGAACGCCCCTGCCCGCCGGATTCAGGAAACCCGGTTTAG
- the pyrE gene encoding orotate phosphoribosyltransferase — translation MENVEQLFINSGAVLKGHFLLTSGLHSPVYWEKFRIIENPAAAVPLCRMIADHFKGRGIELVVGPTTGGIILAFEVARQMGLPAAFAEKVPSGEREFRRGFTIRPGQKILVVDDILTTGKSIREVFEAVRKHRGDIVGVGVMVDRSEVPLDFGAQLYSCLRAATPAYQPEACPLCRSGLPLTKPGSS, via the coding sequence ATCGAAAACGTAGAACAGCTATTCATCAATTCCGGCGCCGTGCTGAAGGGGCACTTTCTGCTTACCTCCGGCCTGCATTCGCCGGTCTACTGGGAGAAATTCCGTATTATCGAAAATCCCGCGGCCGCCGTCCCCCTGTGCCGCATGATCGCCGATCACTTCAAGGGCAGGGGCATCGAACTGGTCGTTGGCCCCACCACCGGCGGCATCATCCTGGCATTTGAGGTCGCCCGCCAGATGGGTTTACCGGCGGCCTTCGCCGAGAAAGTCCCGTCCGGCGAGCGGGAGTTCCGCCGCGGCTTCACGATCCGGCCGGGCCAGAAGATACTGGTCGTCGACGACATCCTGACCACCGGCAAGAGCATCCGCGAGGTCTTTGAAGCAGTCAGGAAGCATCGGGGCGACATCGTCGGCGTCGGCGTGATGGTTGACCGCTCGGAAGTCCCGCTGGACTTCGGCGCCCAGTTGTATTCCTGCCTCCGCGCCGCCACGCCGGCGTACCAGCCTGAGGCTTGCCCGCTGTGCCGGTCCGGTCTGCCGCTGACAAAGCCCGGGAGCAGCTAG
- the lepB gene encoding signal peptidase I, which yields MKTLKAAVIEIAYILGGALIIFVLFQFTLQNSIVDGTSMEPNLMDEDRLLVSKVSYAFGEPQRGDIIVFPSPYEDGREFIKRIIGLPGETVHIVSGTVYIDGAAIEEPYLVNRDQRSYPAVTIPEGQYFVLGDNRPVSLDSRQGWTVSRDDVHGKAWVVFWPLDSFGGAPNYDFPETARLLLPLALFPRRLKGSQLSKT from the coding sequence TTGAAAACACTCAAAGCCGCCGTCATCGAAATCGCCTACATCCTCGGCGGCGCGCTTATAATCTTCGTTCTTTTCCAGTTCACCCTGCAGAACTCCATTGTTGACGGCACCTCAATGGAGCCGAACCTGATGGACGAGGACCGACTGCTGGTCAGCAAGGTCAGCTATGCTTTCGGCGAGCCCCAGCGCGGCGACATCATCGTCTTCCCTTCGCCTTACGAAGACGGGCGGGAGTTCATCAAGCGCATCATCGGCCTGCCCGGGGAGACGGTGCACATCGTCTCCGGCACCGTTTACATTGACGGCGCCGCCATTGAAGAGCCCTATCTGGTCAACCGCGATCAGCGCAGCTACCCGGCCGTCACCATCCCCGAGGGCCAGTATTTCGTTCTCGGCGACAACCGGCCGGTCAGCCTGGACTCGCGCCAGGGCTGGACGGTCAGCCGCGATGACGTCCACGGCAAAGCCTGGGTCGTTTTCTGGCCCCTGGACAGCTTCGGCGGTGCCCCGAATTATGACTTCCCGGAGACCGCCAGGCTGCTGCTGCCTCTGGCGCTGTTCCCCCGCCGCCTGAAAGGAAGCCAGTTATCGAAAACGTAG
- a CDS encoding GIY-YIG nuclease family protein encodes MTGLYILILELPHPTTITTRRRAFALDAGFYAYVGSAMNGLEARIARHQSPDKKRHWHIDYLLDHAAVRSVLSAETNADAECLLAGRLSDLPAVAGFGCSDCRCRSHLFFSPDLIDLTSRATGAFRAAGLDPRTMSIGDTHLYDRDAQSSRSC; translated from the coding sequence ATGACAGGCCTCTACATCCTTATACTCGAACTGCCGCACCCCACCACCATAACTACCCGCCGCCGCGCCTTCGCTCTCGATGCCGGCTTCTACGCCTACGTCGGCTCGGCGATGAACGGCCTGGAGGCCCGGATCGCCCGCCATCAGTCGCCGGACAAGAAACGCCACTGGCATATCGACTACCTGCTCGACCATGCCGCCGTCCGCTCGGTCCTGTCGGCGGAGACCAATGCCGACGCGGAGTGCCTGCTCGCCGGGCGCCTGTCTGATTTGCCGGCGGTGGCGGGCTTCGGCTGCTCCGACTGCCGCTGCCGGTCGCACCTCTTCTTCAGCCCCGACCTCATTGATTTAACATCTCGGGCCACCGGCGCATTCCGGGCGGCGGGTCTCGATCCTCGAACGATGAGTATAGGTGATACTCATCTTTACGATCGCGATGCTCAAAGCAGCCGAAGTTGTTGA
- a CDS encoding SIMPL domain-containing protein: MKKGAIIAVSAIMVIALGIGAMGFTAAQSGNLINTTQQVGIWVNGEGKVTVTPDTANLSLGVQVEDATLAAANQKAASAMDALVAALKAQGVAEKDIKTQGFNIYPVYDYDKETGRSTIRAYQVSNTVEVKVRVVANAGKVIDAAVAAAGNAVRVNTIYFSVDNTAAAMDQARELALLDAKAKAEQIARVTGVSLGSVSFVSDSTYGGGRVTPPMAIDSKAGAEGSVTPVLAGESEIVVTVQVIYNIN, encoded by the coding sequence ATGAAAAAGGGAGCTATCATAGCTGTCTCGGCGATCATGGTGATCGCGCTCGGCATCGGGGCGATGGGCTTTACCGCCGCCCAGTCCGGCAATCTGATCAACACCACCCAGCAGGTGGGCATCTGGGTCAACGGCGAAGGCAAGGTTACCGTCACCCCGGACACCGCCAACCTGTCGCTCGGCGTTCAGGTTGAGGATGCCACCCTGGCGGCGGCCAATCAGAAAGCCGCCTCCGCCATGGATGCTCTGGTAGCCGCGCTCAAGGCGCAGGGCGTGGCTGAAAAGGACATCAAGACCCAGGGTTTCAACATCTACCCGGTTTACGATTATGACAAAGAGACCGGGCGCAGCACCATCCGCGCCTACCAGGTATCCAATACCGTAGAGGTCAAGGTGCGGGTAGTTGCCAATGCCGGCAAGGTCATTGACGCCGCGGTAGCGGCGGCCGGCAACGCGGTCAGGGTCAACACCATCTACTTCTCGGTCGACAATACCGCCGCGGCGATGGACCAGGCCCGCGAGCTGGCTCTTCTGGATGCCAAGGCGAAGGCGGAGCAGATCGCCAGAGTCACCGGCGTGTCCCTGGGTTCCGTCAGCTTCGTATCAGATTCAACATACGGCGGCGGCCGGGTCACTCCGCCGATGGCCATTGATTCCAAGGCCGGCGCCGAGGGTTCGGTCACCCCTGTCCTGGCCGGCGAGAGCGAGATCGTGGTCACCGTCCAGGTCATCTACAACATCAATTAG
- a CDS encoding proton-conducting transporter membrane subunit, producing MIQALFLGGAGLMLLAAAVGVIGGGDSGAGRRKAALALVIAGAVAWTAASAGVLADGAAVDFTFYRLTPDLAFAFHLDRLSAFFCLIIAAVAFCAAVYSLNYIEHGAGGRQRDFLTAAMAVFILSMGLVAASANFFALIFFWEMMSLSSLLLVLYERDRAETAKAGVYYLVMTQFSTLFLLLGALLLHRYTGTFDIGAADLSPAAAGLIFGAFFIGFGTKAGVMPFHKWLPFAHAAAPSNISALMSGVMIKVAVYGLVRILLDVLSPELWWGTVLLVFGSVSAVLGVIYALKEHDLKKLLAYHSIENIGIIVIGLGLYVIFGHYSLAALADLSLFGALFHTLNHAVFKSLLFMTAGSVVAATHSRNIEEMGGLVKRMPATAVIFLIGAAAISALPPLNGFASEVMLFQAYLGAFQVPSPLTAVLLFTALAAFALMSALAAACFVKAFGAVFLALPRSKEAEQAVEAPRAMLIGPGILAAACVVLGVFSYQIFNAAGFDLPLIDLLPVTAVTGAIFGLAVFLVRRSGSRVRVSETWGCGIHRQTSKMEYTASGFSEPIVTIFSPIFRTRKSLRREYADRDKSIVAGGSGEIHTLQFFEERIYLPAARLVQRLSGFVSRLHNVDLDAFVLYAFVIIVILLLAVGRWL from the coding sequence GTGATACAGGCGCTCTTTCTCGGCGGGGCAGGGCTCATGCTGCTGGCGGCGGCGGTGGGCGTCATCGGCGGCGGGGATTCCGGCGCCGGGCGGCGGAAGGCAGCGCTGGCGCTGGTCATCGCCGGCGCGGTCGCCTGGACGGCGGCCTCGGCAGGCGTTCTGGCCGACGGCGCCGCGGTAGATTTCACCTTCTACCGCCTGACGCCGGACCTGGCTTTCGCTTTCCACCTGGACCGGCTGTCGGCTTTCTTCTGCTTGATCATTGCCGCGGTGGCTTTTTGCGCCGCCGTTTATTCCCTGAATTACATCGAACACGGCGCCGGCGGCCGCCAGCGGGATTTTTTAACCGCCGCCATGGCGGTGTTCATTCTGTCGATGGGGCTGGTCGCAGCTTCGGCCAACTTCTTCGCCCTCATCTTTTTCTGGGAAATGATGTCTCTATCTTCGCTCCTTCTCGTCCTCTACGAGCGCGACCGAGCCGAGACGGCCAAGGCCGGGGTCTACTATCTGGTGATGACCCAGTTTTCAACGCTCTTTCTGCTCCTGGGAGCTCTCCTGCTGCACCGTTATACCGGAACCTTCGACATCGGCGCCGCCGACCTGTCGCCAGCCGCCGCGGGGCTCATCTTCGGCGCCTTTTTCATCGGCTTCGGTACCAAGGCCGGGGTCATGCCCTTCCACAAATGGCTGCCTTTCGCCCACGCCGCGGCGCCTTCGAATATCTCGGCGCTGATGTCCGGGGTGATGATCAAGGTGGCGGTCTACGGCCTGGTTCGGATTCTCCTGGACGTGCTCTCGCCGGAACTGTGGTGGGGCACGGTGCTGCTCGTTTTCGGCAGCGTGTCGGCGGTGCTGGGAGTCATCTATGCCCTGAAAGAGCACGACCTCAAAAAGCTGCTGGCCTACCACTCCATCGAGAACATCGGCATCATCGTCATCGGGCTGGGGCTATACGTCATCTTCGGCCACTACTCGCTTGCCGCCCTGGCTGACCTTTCGCTTTTCGGGGCATTGTTCCACACCCTGAACCACGCCGTCTTCAAGAGCCTGCTGTTCATGACCGCCGGCTCGGTGGTGGCCGCCACTCACAGCCGCAACATCGAAGAAATGGGCGGGCTGGTGAAGCGGATGCCGGCCACGGCGGTCATCTTCCTTATCGGCGCCGCCGCCATCTCCGCCCTGCCGCCTTTAAACGGCTTCGCTTCCGAAGTGATGCTCTTTCAGGCTTACCTGGGGGCTTTCCAGGTGCCCAGCCCGCTGACGGCAGTGCTTTTATTCACCGCCCTGGCCGCCTTTGCCCTGATGAGCGCCCTGGCCGCCGCCTGTTTCGTGAAAGCTTTTGGCGCCGTGTTCCTGGCGCTGCCGCGTTCCAAAGAGGCGGAGCAAGCCGTCGAAGCCCCCCGGGCGATGCTCATCGGCCCGGGGATACTGGCCGCCGCCTGCGTCGTTTTGGGGGTATTCAGCTATCAAATATTCAATGCCGCCGGCTTCGACCTGCCGCTGATCGACCTGCTGCCGGTGACCGCCGTCACCGGCGCGATCTTCGGCCTGGCGGTCTTCCTGGTGAGGCGTTCCGGATCGAGAGTGCGCGTCTCCGAGACCTGGGGCTGCGGCATCCACCGCCAGACAAGCAAGATGGAGTATACCGCCTCCGGCTTCTCCGAGCCGATCGTCACCATATTCAGCCCGATCTTCAGGACAAGAAAGTCGCTGCGCCGGGAGTATGCCGACAGAGACAAGTCGATCGTCGCCGGGGGTTCCGGCGAAATCCACACCCTGCAGTTTTTTGAAGAGCGCATCTATCTGCCGGCCGCCCGGCTGGTCCAGCGGCTGTCCGGATTTGTCTCCCGGCTGCATAACGTAGACCTCGACGCCTTCGTTCTCTACGCTTTCGTGATTATTGTCATCCTGCTGCTGGCGGTAGGGAGGTGGCTGTAA